A single genomic interval of Dehalococcoidia bacterium harbors:
- the purQ gene encoding phosphoribosylformylglycinamidine synthase subunit PurQ: MRFAVVVFPGTWSDHDCHYVLRDILKQDAELVWHRESDLSSYDAIVLPGGFSYGDYLRCGAIARFSPVMSAVRREAERGKLVIGICNGFQVLCEAAMLPGVLMRNDSTQFRCQDVCLRVETAKSPFTRSSRVGDVLRVPISHGEGNYYADATTLARLNAEDRVAFRYCTLDGLVTPEANPNGSLENIAGILNEGRNVLGMMPHPERASEALMGGTDGLAIWKSMIEAGVAVLAAR; the protein is encoded by the coding sequence ATGCGATTTGCCGTCGTCGTCTTCCCGGGCACTTGGAGCGATCACGACTGTCATTACGTCCTGCGCGACATCCTCAAACAGGACGCCGAACTGGTCTGGCACCGGGAAAGCGACCTCTCGTCCTATGACGCCATCGTCCTGCCTGGCGGCTTCTCCTACGGCGACTATCTGCGCTGCGGCGCCATAGCGCGCTTCTCCCCGGTGATGAGCGCTGTCAGGCGGGAGGCGGAGAGGGGGAAGCTGGTCATAGGCATCTGCAACGGCTTCCAGGTCCTCTGCGAGGCGGCGATGCTCCCGGGCGTTTTGATGCGCAACGACAGCACTCAGTTCCGCTGCCAGGACGTTTGCCTGAGGGTGGAGACGGCGAAGTCGCCATTCACGCGTTCATCGCGCGTGGGCGACGTCTTGCGAGTCCCCATTTCTCACGGTGAAGGCAACTACTACGCCGATGCCACCACCCTGGCGCGTCTGAACGCTGAGGACCGCGTGGCTTTCCGCTACTGCACGCTCGACGGCCTTGTGACACCGGAGGCCAACCCGAACGGCTCGCTCGAGAACATCGCCGGCATCTTGAACGAGGGCCGAAACGTGCTGGGGATGATGCCCCATCCGGAGCGCGCGAGCGAGGCGCTGATGGGTGGCACCGATGGCCTCGCGATCTGGAAGTCCATGATCGAGGCCGGCGTGGCAGTGCTGGCGGCGCGTTAG
- a CDS encoding metal ABC transporter permease — MLDWLTDPLQFRFMRLALVEVIVMGTVAGLLGTYVVIRGLAFVGDAIAHAVFPGVVIAFLLKASLFAGAALFGVLTALAISSLALTRRIREDTAIGIVFAGAFALGIVLISTSEGYTRDLASFLFGEVLAVTTTDIVLSLMVGGGALVLAVALRRVLLMSSFDREMAMALGLPVFWVDTLLLLLITLTIVISLRAVGNVLVVAMFVTPAATARLWVDEIGRMMVLSAALGATAGVLGLYVSWYTDLAAGGVIVLTATALFLASLVLSPKSGLLAGFLRGRDARAGEAARVNA, encoded by the coding sequence ATGCTGGACTGGCTCACCGATCCCCTCCAGTTCAGGTTCATGCGGCTTGCCCTCGTGGAGGTGATCGTCATGGGGACGGTCGCCGGCTTGCTCGGGACCTATGTGGTCATCCGGGGGCTCGCCTTCGTCGGTGATGCCATCGCCCACGCCGTCTTTCCCGGCGTGGTCATTGCCTTCCTCTTGAAGGCCAGCCTATTCGCGGGCGCAGCACTGTTCGGCGTTTTGACCGCACTGGCGATAAGCAGCCTTGCCCTTACCAGGCGGATCCGCGAGGACACGGCCATAGGCATCGTTTTCGCGGGCGCTTTCGCGCTCGGGATCGTCCTCATCAGCACATCGGAGGGCTACACGCGCGACCTCGCCTCGTTCCTATTCGGGGAGGTGCTTGCGGTCACGACTACAGATATCGTGCTCAGCCTAATGGTCGGCGGCGGCGCGCTCGTACTCGCCGTGGCCCTGCGCCGGGTCCTCTTGATGTCCTCTTTCGACCGCGAGATGGCCATGGCCCTGGGCCTGCCGGTCTTCTGGGTGGACACGCTGCTGTTGCTGTTGATCACCCTGACGATCGTCATTTCCCTGAGGGCGGTTGGTAATGTCCTGGTCGTGGCGATGTTCGTCACCCCGGCCGCGACCGCGCGTCTCTGGGTGGACGAAATCGGGCGCATGATGGTGCTGAGCGCGGCCCTGGGCGCCACTGCCGGCGTCCTGGGCCTTTACGTCTCCTGGTACACCGACCTGGCTGCGGGCGGCGTCATCGTCCTGACGGCGACAGCTCTGTTTCTCGCCTCACTGGTCCTTTCGCCGAAGAGCGGCCTCCTCGCGGGTTTCCTGCGCGGGCGCGATGCCCGGGCTGGCGAGGCGGCGCGGGTGAACGCCTGA
- a CDS encoding metal ABC transporter ATP-binding protein gives MASRQVQARAPTAAQAVSLSHVSVRLGERLALDDITLSIAPGAFVGLLGPNGSGKSTLLRAILGILPLSQGEVRVEGRDPKAMRDVFSYLPQRQRVDLDTPLRVWDVVMMGRLRHTGWLGRPGPSDVRAVTWALEKVRMSDRRDAPIGQLSFGQQQRVFLARALAQEGRLVLLDEPMNGVDPQTQDLFVELLAEFHEEGKTIVMATHDLNTAACICDTLCVLNRRLVAYGPVSETFRPDVLREAYGTHLHFVEVPSDGHAQVLEDVHHHEGPADHGPGAHPTSPGHTHVHV, from the coding sequence ATGGCTAGCCGTCAGGTACAGGCCCGGGCACCCACCGCCGCACAGGCCGTGAGCCTTTCTCATGTCAGCGTGCGCCTCGGCGAGCGGCTGGCGCTGGACGACATCACGTTGTCGATCGCGCCCGGTGCGTTCGTGGGCCTGCTCGGCCCGAATGGGTCCGGCAAGAGCACGCTCCTGCGAGCAATCCTCGGCATCCTGCCCCTTTCTCAGGGTGAGGTGAGGGTCGAGGGGCGGGACCCGAAGGCGATGCGCGACGTCTTCTCCTATTTGCCGCAGCGCCAGCGAGTTGACCTGGACACCCCTTTACGCGTCTGGGATGTCGTCATGATGGGCCGCCTTCGTCATACGGGCTGGCTCGGCCGGCCGGGCCCGTCCGATGTCCGGGCAGTGACCTGGGCGCTGGAGAAGGTGCGCATGTCGGACCGCCGCGATGCTCCCATCGGCCAGCTGTCCTTCGGGCAGCAGCAACGCGTCTTCTTGGCCCGGGCCCTGGCCCAGGAGGGCCGTCTCGTCCTGCTCGACGAGCCGATGAACGGCGTCGACCCCCAGACCCAGGACCTCTTCGTCGAGCTGCTGGCCGAGTTTCACGAAGAGGGCAAGACGATAGTGATGGCCACGCATGACCTGAACACCGCGGCCTGCATTTGTGACACGCTCTGCGTCCTCAACCGGCGCCTCGTCGCCTATGGGCCGGTCTCGGAGACGTTCAGGCCGGACGTTCTGCGCGAGGCTTACGGCACACACCTCCACTTCGTCGAAGTGCCATCCGACGGCCATGCGCAAGTACTGGAGGACGTCCACCACCACGAAGGGCCAGCCGATCACGGCCCCGGCGCGCATCCGACCAGCCCGGGCCATACGCACGTCCACGTCTGA
- the moaA gene encoding GTP 3',8-cyclase MoaA — protein sequence MTTLTDARQRPLRDLRVSVTDRCNFRCTYCMPKEVFGRDYVFLPQSEVLTFEEITRLVRIFVSQGVEKVRLTGGEPLVRRDIERLVAMLAEVEGLRDLTMTTNGSLLTRERARLLREAGLKRITISLDSLRDDVFKAMNDVGVPVSVVLAAIDNAAAAGLTPVKIDMVVKRGANEDSILEMAEHFRGTGHILRFIEYMDVGTTNGWRMEDVVSAREIIDTIDSAWPIEPVEPNYFGEVAERWRYKDGAGEIGVIASVTQPFCGSCTRLRLSADGRLYTCLFGVFGHDFRQLLREGRTDSEIATALARIWALRNDRYSEIRSDETVHLQKVEMSRIGG from the coding sequence ATGACTACGCTCACTGACGCCAGGCAGAGACCCCTTCGCGACCTCCGCGTGTCGGTCACGGATCGCTGCAATTTCCGCTGCACGTATTGCATGCCGAAGGAGGTGTTCGGCCGCGACTACGTGTTCCTGCCCCAGTCCGAGGTCCTGACCTTCGAAGAAATCACGCGCCTGGTCCGGATCTTCGTATCTCAGGGGGTGGAGAAGGTCCGCCTCACCGGTGGTGAGCCTTTGGTCCGGCGGGATATCGAAAGGCTCGTGGCGATGCTGGCCGAGGTCGAAGGCCTGCGTGACCTGACCATGACCACCAACGGGTCGCTTCTGACCCGCGAACGCGCACGGCTGCTGCGCGAGGCCGGCCTGAAGCGGATAACGATCAGTCTCGACTCGCTGCGCGACGATGTCTTCAAGGCGATGAACGATGTCGGCGTCCCGGTTTCCGTGGTGCTCGCCGCCATCGACAACGCGGCGGCTGCCGGGCTCACGCCGGTGAAGATCGACATGGTCGTAAAGCGTGGCGCTAACGAGGACAGCATCCTCGAGATGGCAGAGCACTTCCGGGGCACGGGCCACATCCTGCGCTTCATCGAGTACATGGACGTCGGCACCACGAACGGCTGGCGAATGGAGGACGTTGTCTCCGCGCGAGAAATCATCGACACCATCGACAGCGCGTGGCCCATCGAGCCGGTGGAGCCAAACTACTTCGGTGAAGTGGCGGAGCGCTGGCGCTACAAGGACGGCGCCGGCGAAATCGGCGTGATTGCCTCAGTCACCCAGCCTTTCTGCGGCAGTTGCACCCGCCTGCGGCTTTCGGCCGATGGCCGGCTCTACACCTGCCTCTTCGGCGTCTTTGGCCACGATTTCCGCCAGCTGCTGCGCGAGGGCAGGACTGACAGCGAAATCGCGACGGCCCTGGCGCGCATCTGGGCCCTGCGTAACGACCGCTACTCCGAGATCCGGAGCGACGAGACCGTACATCTCCAGAAAGTGGAGATGTCGCGCATCGGCGGCTAG